The Bacillus thermozeamaize nucleotide sequence AGGTGTACCAGCCTGTGCGTTCCTGTTCGCCACCCAAGTTTTCCGCGACAAACGCTTTGTACTCGGTCATGCCGAACTTTTTGAGATAGGCGGCAATCGCCTGCGGACTGTTGGTCTCATCGGTCAGCAACACCACTTTGTGGCGTCCGTCAATCCGCTGGGCCAGGCCGGTCAACGGACGGCCGTGCACACTGTGAATGTAAGCATCGTGCCAGCTTTCGCCCATGCGGGCAAAAGCCAGTTGCAACGAGCTGAGGTTGGGATACACTTCAACGGGCATGTGTTTGGCCAGATAGCCCCCGATGCCGTAAAACAAAGGATCTCCGGAGGCCAATACCACCGTGGGACGGGTTTCTTCTTTCAAACGCTGGACCACGTCTTTCAAACTGCCGGCCATCTCCACTTTTTCCCCTTGGTAGTCTGGAAAAAACGCCAAATGCCGCTTTCCCCCCACCAGGACCTGGCTCTCTTCAATCCAGCGTTCATATTGGGGAAGCAAACTTCGCCGCCCGTCATCCCCGATGCCGATCACCTTAATGGCGTCTGTCATCGATAACCGCCCTTCCCAGCAAAACCCCTTTAAAGGAAAAAATGACCGTTTCCAACGCAATCCCTCCGTCAACCTCTTTCAATCCGGCACGGCAGCAAGCCTGGCACAGCTTTTCAAAAAAGCGGGAATACCCCTGTTCATGCATCAGGTCGCCCACTTCCGCTGCCGTATTCGCCTGTCTCACCGTTTCCACCACCTCGGGCGGGGCTCCACTTTCTTCCGCCAGTCCGGCCAAAAAATTGAAGTCAACCGGGGCGCTTTTGGAGTGGACCATCATCACGCCCTGGGCGATTTTGGAAAATTTCCCCATCATTCCCACCAAGGAGACACGCCCAATCCCTTGCCCTTTGCATTGCTTCAGGGCAAAACCGACAAAGTCCCCCATTTCGATAAACGCCTCTTCAGGCAGATCCGGATATAACCCCATGGCGTGCTTTTCACTGCGCCCTCCCGTGGATAACACCAAATGATCACATCCGTTGGCGCGGGCCACTCGAATGGCCTGGGCCACGCTGGCCCTGTATGCGGCTGTGGAAAAGGGAACCACAATGCCCCGCGTCCCTAAAATGGAAATGCCGCCGATGATCCCCAGGCGGGGATTCAAGGTTTTTTCGGCGATTTTTTCCCCTTCAGGAACCGAAACCACCACTTTGACCCCCCGGGAGACGCCGTGTTGCTCCAACACCTCCCGCACCGTGTCCAGGATCATTTTGCGGGGGACCGGATTAATGGCCGCCTCCCCCACCGGAACAGGCAAACCGGGTTTGGTTGCCCTGCCCACACCTGGACCGCCATCCAGCACAATCCCCGGCTCAGCCATCCAACTGATCGTCGCCTCAATCAAGGCCCCATGCGTCACATCCGGATCATCCCCGGCATCTTTAATCGTTCCGGCCGTCGCCTGCTGCGGAGAAAAGCGGCAGTGGGCTAGCTGAAACGTGGCCTCTTGGCCGATGGGCAGCCGAATCGTCACTTCCTGTGGACATTGTTGGGTCAACAAAGCGGTCAAAGCGGCCTTGGCCGCCGCCGTGGCACACGCTCCGGTGGTATAGCCGTGGCGCAACTTTTTTTCCAAGTTACTCAACCACCTGTTCGGCCAAGAGGGACAAGGCATTCACAGCCGCCACCGTGACCGTGCTGCCCCCCTTGCGGCCGATGTTGGTGATGTAGGGAATGTCCAGTCGGGCCAGCTCGGCTTTCGACTCCGCCGCCGACACAAACCCGACAGGCAGGCCGATAATCAGTCCCGGTTTGGCCTCTCCCGCTTTGACCAGCCGGATCAATTCCAACAGCGCCGTGGGCGCATTGCCGATGGCAAAGATGCCGCCTTCTGCCTCTTTCACCGCTTTGCGCATGGCCATGATGGCCCGGGTGACATTGTGCCGCTTGGCTTCCTCAGCCACATCGAGATCGGAAATGTAGACACGGACGCTGCTGCCGAATTTCTCCAAACGGGGCTTATGAATCCCCACCTGGACCATCTGCACATCGGCCACCACCGGCCGGCCCTGGCGGATGGCCCGCACCCCGGCTTCCACAGCCCGGGGATGAAAGACGATGCTTTTGCCCAGCTCAAAATCGGCCGAGGCATGGACAATGCGCTGTACAACGGCAAATTCGGCTTCCGAATAGGCATGCTCCCCAAACTCTTCCCGGATGATCGCAAAACTTTTCCTTTCGATTTCCTGCGGTTGCAAAGTGATCGGTTGAAAACCGCTTGAAAATTCCACGTTCCGCCAACCTCCCAAATGATTGACTGCTTTCCATGCGCAGCGCGCGAACATTCCTCAGGCGCCGCCTGATCAGCGTTCACGCCTCAACCGGCCGGACAGCGAACCGATTCAGGTGACGCAACACTTCCCCGTATGTGTGATAACACACCCCGTAGTCCACCTTGGGGCGTCTGATCATGATCACCTCGATCCCCTTTTCAAGGGCCGCCTCCACCTTTTCATCCACCGCTCCCTCCTTGCCGCTTTCTTTCGTGACCATCACATTCACACCGTAATGGTCATACAAGGCTTTGTTCAACTCTTTGGAAAAGGGCCCCTGCATGGCCACGATGTGACGCTGGTCGATGCCCAGCTGTTCACATTTTTCCATATTTTCCTTGCGGGGAAGCAATCGGACCACCAGCGTCACCTCCGGGATCCCCAACAGCCGGCGGGCAAAAATATCCACGGTTTTGCTCCCGGTGGTGAGCATGATGACGCCCTTTTTTTGCGCGGCAATTTCCGCGGCTTGTTCGTAATCATCCACCCAGACAATGCGGGAATGCTCAAAGCGTTGTTGCTCCCGCTCATAACGAATATAGGGAACGCCGGCCATTTTCGCCGCCTGGACCGCATTTTGCGAGGCTTGATCGGCATAGGGATGACTGCCGTCCACAACCACCCGGCAGCCGTGGGCTTTCATCACGTTGACCATCTCTTCCGCCGTCAGGCGACCGACATGCACCTCAAGCCCCGCTTCATGCAGCCTTTTGGCAGCATGTTCGGTCACCACCGAAGTCAGGACCCGGTACCCTGCCGCCTGGATGGCCAAGGCCAATTCCCGTGCGTCGCTCGTGCCGGCAAGCATGAAAATCAAGCGCCATCGCTCCTTTCCCAAACAAGTGCCTGCCCGTGGCAGATGTCGCCTGCCACCGCTTCAACTTTGCGCGTGTTGATGGTGGTGGTGATGATGACCCAAATGTTCCAAGGCATAAAGACGATACTGACAATGATCGCAGTTCATTCGCGCCTGACCTGCGAATGCCTCCTGCACCCGGTCCAGTACAATGGACCGCAATTGTTCATGATCCCCAAAGGAGGGAACCAAACGAATCTGGCAATCAGGATGCCGTTCGCGAAAACGCTCAACCGCCCGGGCCATGCGCTTCATGAGCACGCCGGTAAAGAGAAAATAGGGAAGCACCGCTACCCGTTCGGCGCCAAGCTGCACGCAGCGCTCAAGGCCCTCCTCCAACAAGGGCTCCGTCACGCCCATAAATGCCGTCTCTACCCACTTCACATTCACCTTTTCCCACAGCAGACGGGCCAGCTTGTACAGTTCACTGTTGGCATCCGGATCGGAACTTCCCCGGCCCACGACAAGGACGACGGTCTTTTGGGCCATGCCGCTGTCTGCTTCTTCCGTCAGCCCAAAACCGCTTTCCGCCAGTCTGGACAGCAAGACATCCACGATGTGCGGATGCTGGCCCAGCGGCCGCCCATAATGAAAGGTGACCTCAGGATACTTGCGGCGGGCTTCATCCAGTTCATGGGGAATCTGCAGCTTCGCATGGCCGGCCGGCAGCAACAGGACGGGGATCAACGCGATTTCTTGCGCGCCGTCCGCCACACATTGCGCGATGCCCTCCGTCATGGTCGGGGAGGCAAACTCCAAATAACAGTGGCGAACGAGATATTCCCCTAAAGCGGGCTTAAGCTTGTCCGCAAACACGGCCACTTCCCGGTTGCCTTCGGGATCTTTGCTGCCATGTCCGACCAACAGGACCGCTTTGCGTCTTTCTTCCAACCGGTTCATCCGGTTCCCCTCCTTAAGTTTTTTAATCGCCGCAAGCCACCGTATCAACCGTGATTGGCGGCCACACATCTTGATATTGAAAGCCCTCAATTTCTTTGACCCGCTTGAAAAACTTATGGAAGCGCTCATTGGGATGTCCTTCTTCAGCATAGAAACGGACGATGCGCTCAATCAGGCCAACCAGCTCTTCAGGGGGGATGCCCTCCGCCACAGGCTGTCCCGGATGGGCTGTGCGGCCGATGTTCTTTCCGCCTAAAAACAGGTCGAAACGCCCTTTGCGGTAAACAATGCCGATGTCATCGTTCACCGCGCCGTAGCAGGCCATGCCGCATCCGTTGAACCCGATTTTTAAGGTTTTGGGGACCGACAAGCCTCCCAGACATTTGTGCAGCTCTTCCGCATAGGGAATGGCGTCAAATTTTTCTCCGTCGCAAAAGTCGCAGGCTTTGATCTGCACCACATTCCCCACCGGTTCCACCAACAAACCGACATTTTTTAATTGGTTGACCACCTGCTCCGGATCGCTGGTGGGAATTTCCACCAGCAGCTGGTGGTGGCGGCTGTAACGGATCGATCCTTTGTCGCCAACCAGCTCAGCCAACTTTTGCAATTGTTCAGGCTTGAATTGCTTATTGGCCAGGCCAGGGCTGACCGCTGCCTCCAAAATCTCCTCTACCTGACCGTTAAAGGGACCTAGGGAAAAAGCGACGGTCCCTCGCGGTGAAGCGGCGGCCGCTTCCCGCCGGGCATCCAGTCTTTGCCAAGCTTCCATGGCCCACTGGTAAGGCGTCTTCTCCGGTGCTGCTTCCGTTGCTTGCTTTTCTGTCCCCTTTGTTTCGGGAACGGCAGCTGGTGGATGTTTTTCCTCGGCCTGCAAGGCCCACGGCTCCGCTTCCGGACGCAGCCGCTCCCGAGGAGCCAGCGGCTGTTTTTCCCGGTCCAGCGTGTATTTGCGCTGATAGCCCCGCGGTGTGATCATTTTGCCGTCGTAGACAAAGGTGGTGGAATTGCCGATTATCACCGTCGTCAGCATGCCAATCTCGTGCTCCAGCATCTCCTTCAATGTGGTCAGCACCACCTGTTGCCGCTTACGATAGGCGCTTTTGACCAAGCCCACCGGCGTGTCCGGCGACCGATGGGCCAGCAAAATCCGCTGGGCTTCCACGATTTGGCGGGTCCGTCGTCCGCTTTTGGGATTGTACAAAGCAATGACAAAATCAGCCATGGCCGCCGCTTCAATCCGCTTTTTGATCAATTCCCACGGGGTCAAATGGTCACTGAGGCTGATGGTGCAGGCATCGTGCATCACCGGGGCCCCCAACAGGGAAGCACAAGAATGAATGGCCGATATGCCCGGAATGATCTCCACCTGGACCCCCGTCTCTTCCCGCCATCCTTTGGCCATCAGCACTTCATACACCAGTCCGGCCATGCCGTACAAACCGGCGTCACCGCTGGAGATGACCGCCACCTTTTTCCCTTCTTCCGCTCTTTTAACGGCGGATTGGGCCCGGGACACTTCCTCGGTCATGCCGGTTCGGATAATTTCCTGACCCTTGAGAAACGGACGGATCAATTCCACATACGTTTTATACCCGACGATCACGTCGCTTTCTTCCAAAGCTTCCTTGGCCCTGTACGTCATGTGCTTGACATCTCCCGGGCCGAATCCCACAACCATGATTTTGCCCGACATCGCACGTCCCTTCATGCCAAAAAACCCCTCCCATGAATGGTTAAGAAAACAAATAAAGACACCCTTCCCACGCGGAAAGGGTGCCGTTGAAAAGGAACGATTGAGTACGTTTTCCCTCACTTGGCCTGAGCATGTCCATCACACGCGCATCGAAGTCCCCATCCATCTGGGACCCCACAACGCCTGCCGAAGCGCCAAGGCCTTATTCCCCATCAACTCTCCTATCCTCGTAGGAAGTTGACCAACGCGGCAAAGGCAGGTCTCCTGACTCATGGTTCATCGATCCCCATCTTCCTTCCCAGGTGAAAAACCCAGTGGCTTCATGATGGTTCTCTCCCCAATCACAGTGGCGGGACCGTGCCGGATTCTCACCGGTCTTCCCTTTTAAGCCCATCGAACTGCCTGCGGGCACCTCTGCCGATCCTCTATTCAGTTGCAGGAAACCATATGACAGCCAATTTTCAACAAACAAGCAAAAAAGCCCCGGCCGGAGGGCCAGGGACTGTACATCCTGTCAAAGCCAACGATCTGTTCACCCGGCGCGACCCCAACTTTAGGGCCGCTTCTCAAAACCGGAAGTTTAAAGCGGTGAACAGCATGAGCGCTTCGGATACTTTCCCTTTATCCTTCCCACCGAAAGACAAAGCGACACAAGCTCTAAAAGCAGGTCTCCTGGCTCGCGCTTCATCTTACTCTTGCACCTTCCCGGTTGTCTGGCCGGTGGTTTGCTGCAATTTCATCCACGCTCACAGTAGCGGGGGCTGCATCGGATTTTCACCGATTTCCCTATTATCCCGAGCACGTTTACCCGGGCACTTTTAGAGCAGGCGTATGGAATTTTCTTTAATTCATTTTTAACAAAAAGCGCCTTTGTCTGACAAGCTTTTATTTAATTGACACTCCACACGGCTTTAAGCCGTGGGATTCTCGGGAACAGCGACCCAACGGTCGCTTCTTGACCGAGCGATCCCCGTGTGTCCCACGGTTCAGTTGGCTATGCCAACAGACGCAATCCTTCTTGCAGGATGTTCCTGCAGCATTGACATCCCTGTCGTGGTGAGCACCACACTCTGGGCATGTCCATGCTCTCAAGCCAAGGTTTTTCACTTCTTTGTTGCGAAATCCGCAACAAGAGCAAAGCTGGCTTGATGGAAATGTCCTGGCCACAAGCACGAGGCTTCGTCCGTACCAATTCACCTAGTATTTCAACATGGAACGGAACGTTGCCCAGGATGCATCAGAAATAGGCTTGGCCAGCCGGTGGT carries:
- a CDS encoding cobalt-precorrin-5B (C(1))-methyltransferase, which gives rise to MPCPSWPNRWLSNLEKKLRHGYTTGACATAAAKAALTALLTQQCPQEVTIRLPIGQEATFQLAHCRFSPQQATAGTIKDAGDDPDVTHGALIEATISWMAEPGIVLDGGPGVGRATKPGLPVPVGEAAINPVPRKMILDTVREVLEQHGVSRGVKVVVSVPEGEKIAEKTLNPRLGIIGGISILGTRGIVVPFSTAAYRASVAQAIRVARANGCDHLVLSTGGRSEKHAMGLYPDLPEEAFIEMGDFVGFALKQCKGQGIGRVSLVGMMGKFSKIAQGVMMVHSKSAPVDFNFLAGLAEESGAPPEVVETVRQANTAAEVGDLMHEQGYSRFFEKLCQACCRAGLKEVDGGIALETVIFSFKGVLLGRAVIDDRRH
- a CDS encoding precorrin-8X methylmutase, whose protein sequence is MEFSSGFQPITLQPQEIERKSFAIIREEFGEHAYSEAEFAVVQRIVHASADFELGKSIVFHPRAVEAGVRAIRQGRPVVADVQMVQVGIHKPRLEKFGSSVRVYISDLDVAEEAKRHNVTRAIMAMRKAVKEAEGGIFAIGNAPTALLELIRLVKAGEAKPGLIIGLPVGFVSAAESKAELARLDIPYITNIGRKGGSTVTVAAVNALSLLAEQVVE
- a CDS encoding precorrin-6x reductase, giving the protein MIFMLAGTSDARELALAIQAAGYRVLTSVVTEHAAKRLHEAGLEVHVGRLTAEEMVNVMKAHGCRVVVDGSHPYADQASQNAVQAAKMAGVPYIRYEREQQRFEHSRIVWVDDYEQAAEIAAQKKGVIMLTTGSKTVDIFARRLLGIPEVTLVVRLLPRKENMEKCEQLGIDQRHIVAMQGPFSKELNKALYDHYGVNVMVTKESGKEGAVDEKVEAALEKGIEVIMIRRPKVDYGVCYHTYGEVLRHLNRFAVRPVEA
- a CDS encoding sirohydrochlorin cobaltochelatase, coding for MNRLEERRKAVLLVGHGSKDPEGNREVAVFADKLKPALGEYLVRHCYLEFASPTMTEGIAQCVADGAQEIALIPVLLLPAGHAKLQIPHELDEARRKYPEVTFHYGRPLGQHPHIVDVLLSRLAESGFGLTEEADSGMAQKTVVLVVGRGSSDPDANSELYKLARLLWEKVNVKWVETAFMGVTEPLLEEGLERCVQLGAERVAVLPYFLFTGVLMKRMARAVERFRERHPDCQIRLVPSFGDHEQLRSIVLDRVQEAFAGQARMNCDHCQYRLYALEHLGHHHHHHQHAQS
- a CDS encoding precorrin-3B C(17)-methyltransferase; protein product: MSGKIMVVGFGPGDVKHMTYRAKEALEESDVIVGYKTYVELIRPFLKGQEIIRTGMTEEVSRAQSAVKRAEEGKKVAVISSGDAGLYGMAGLVYEVLMAKGWREETGVQVEIIPGISAIHSCASLLGAPVMHDACTISLSDHLTPWELIKKRIEAAAMADFVIALYNPKSGRRTRQIVEAQRILLAHRSPDTPVGLVKSAYRKRQQVVLTTLKEMLEHEIGMLTTVIIGNSTTFVYDGKMITPRGYQRKYTLDREKQPLAPRERLRPEAEPWALQAEEKHPPAAVPETKGTEKQATEAAPEKTPYQWAMEAWQRLDARREAAAASPRGTVAFSLGPFNGQVEEILEAAVSPGLANKQFKPEQLQKLAELVGDKGSIRYSRHHQLLVEIPTSDPEQVVNQLKNVGLLVEPVGNVVQIKACDFCDGEKFDAIPYAEELHKCLGGLSVPKTLKIGFNGCGMACYGAVNDDIGIVYRKGRFDLFLGGKNIGRTAHPGQPVAEGIPPEELVGLIERIVRFYAEEGHPNERFHKFFKRVKEIEGFQYQDVWPPITVDTVACGD